From Phragmites australis chromosome 5, lpPhrAust1.1, whole genome shotgun sequence, a single genomic window includes:
- the LOC133920144 gene encoding uncharacterized protein LOC133920144 isoform X2: protein MDEYHHRMGSAADFRRDLEYLVCDHLGGCFSPPSSSSSCSAAGGGGGPGHESDEAAESSAARRRRRESRLLSRWVARQAEEVLSSMEREVERRNREAELLALARLHPVSTLDPSSFLLSSPTTPPPRPQAPSPTAPPSLLQMWRELEHRRTDADQPFDREPSPDTADREHVRQIARRLTDPTDGATAAAAAATGEWLGETERQRVRLVREWVQMASQPRDSRAGLRRDEPSSGEREMRGEPPRLRGRQARLDVITWMARERQRELQGLSGYRIVSEFPRRSRNRIQGLLRGRFLRNVELPVEEERPPSEAARELGQLRQSHRMPALRSESVVSSQDVSQPDASVAESVRLLGTDESQRGAEVSDLTGSEHTAQRPQTLLENVGLLEADADLAEAHSPSRTLDGMVEMQGSLTQGDNRQQVETEHDTGFWQPSLDGRLDRWPSEIEEAADRNWEDNAELHSETLDDDDREHDLQEEHVDWHDDESHGTAENWQDDYQDSALDTSPIPRIENRFIPPDDDNVYSMELRELLSRRSVSNLLSNGFGESLERLIRSYVQRRGRSPLNWNLDTAMPPANSPNENQEQERNAETRQFQTPLNRPALIIPPPPLPPRQPLWHRELRHNNWSSRHREWDAINDLRADMGRLQQGMSSMQRMLEACMDMQLELQRSVRQEVSAALNRFAGPEGFSMDLSDDGSKWNQVRKGTCCVCCDTQIDSVLYRCGHMCTCSKCANELVRSGGKCPLCRAPIVEVIRAYSVM from the exons ATGGACGAGTACCACCACCGCATGGGCTCCGCCGCCGATTTCCGCCGCGACCTCGAGTACCTCGTCTGCGACCACCTCGGCGGCTGCTTCtccccgccctcctcctcctcctcatgctccGCCGCGGGGGGAGGTGGGGGACCGGGACATGAGTCGGACGAGGCGGCGGAATCGtcggcggcgcggaggcggaggcgagaGTCGCGCCTGCTCAGCCGCTGGGTCGCGCGCCAGGCCGAGGAGGTGCTCTCCTCCATGGAGCGCGAGGTCGAGCGCCGGAACCGCGAGGCCGAGCTCCTCGCGCTCGCGCGCCTCCACCCCGTCTCCACCCTCGatccctcctccttcctcctctcctcgccAACCACCCCGCCGCCTCGACCGCAGGCGCCCTCGCCCACCGCGCCGCCCTCCCTCCTGCAGATGTGGCGCGAGCTCGAGCACCGCCGCACCGACGCCGACCAGCCCTTCGACCGCGAGCCCTCCCCGGATACCGCCGACCGCGAGCACGTGCGGCAGATCGCGCGCCGCCTCACGGACCCCACCGATGGTGCaaccgcagccgccgccgcggccactGGGGAGTGGCTCGGCGAGACGGAGAGGCAGAGGGTCAGGCTCGTAAGAGAGTGGGTGCAGATGGCCAGCCAGCCACGCGACTCCCGTGCAGGCTTGCGCAGGGATGAGCCTAGCAGCGGCGAGAGGGAGATGCGAGGGGAGCCTCCTCGGCTCCGCGGCCGACAGGCGCGATTGGATGTCATCACCTGGATGGCTAGGGAGCGCCAGCGCGAACTGCAGGGGTTATCAGGGTACCGCATTGTGTCAGAGTTCCCCCGCCGCAGCCGCAACCGCATCCAG GGATTGCTTAGGGGGAGGTTCTTGAGGAATGTGGAGCTTCCGGTTGAGGAGGAGCGACCACCATCTGAGGCAGCAAGGGAGCTCGGGCAGTTGAGACAGAGCCATCGCATGCCTGCCTTGAG ATCAGAGAGTGTTGTTAGTAGTCAAGATGTTAGCCAACCTGATgcttctgtggctgaaagtgttAGATTACTAGGTACTGATGAATCTCAACGAGGGGCTGAGGTCAGTGATTTGACTGGTAGTGAGCATACAGCCCAAAGGCCCCAAACTTTGCTTGAGAATGTGGGTTTACTGGAGGCTGATGCAGACCTTGCTGAGGCACACTCACCAAGTAGAACATTGGATGGCATGGTTGAGATGCAAGGGTCTCTAACTCAAGGTGATAATAGGCAGCAAGTTGAGACAGAACACGACACAGGATTCTGGCAGCCATCTTTGGATGGCAGGCTTGATAGGTGGCCCAGTGAGATTGAAGAGGCTGCTGACAGAAATTGGGAAGATAATGCAGAGTTACACAGTGAAACTCTGGACGACGATGACAGGGAACATGATCTCCAAGAAGAACATGTTGACTGGCACGATGACGAGTCTCATGGAACTGCGGAGAACTGGCAAGATGATTACCAAGATTCTGCGCTTGATACAAGCCCCATTCCTAGGATCGAAAATAGGTTTATCCCACCGGATGATGACAACGTGTACAGCATGGAACTAAGAGAATTACTTAGCAG GCGTAGTGTGTCCAATCTTCTTAGCAATGGTTTTGGTGAAAGTTTGGAACGACTGATAAGGTCATATGTTCAACGGCGTGGTCGCAGTCCCCTCAACTGGAATCTTGATACAGCCATGCCCCCTGCCAATTCACCAAATGAAAATCAGGAACAAGAAAGGAACGCTGAAACTCGGCAATTCCAGACTCCTCTCAACAGACCTGCTCTTATTATCCCTCCGCCGCCTTTGCCACCACGACAGCCACTGTGGCACAGAGAATTGCGTCATAACAACTGGAGCAGCAGACACAGG GAATGGGATGCTATTAATGATTTGAGAGCTGACATGGGTAGACTTCAACAAGGGATGAGCAGCATGCAGAGGATGCTGGAGGCGTGCATGGACATGCAGCTGGAATTGCAACGTTCCGTGAGACAAGAAGTGTCAGCGGCCTTGAATCGATTTGCAGGACCTGAAG GATTCTCGATGGATTTATCTGACGATGGATCAAAATGGAATCAAGTGAGGAAGGGAACCTGCTGCGTATGCTGCGATACACAAATTGATTCTGTACTGTACAG ATGTGGGCACATGTGCACTTGCTCAAAGTGCGCAAATGAGCTAGTgcgcagtggtggcaagtgccCGCTTTGCCGGGCTCCGATCGTGGAGGTGATCCGTGCATATTCAGTAATGTAA
- the LOC133920144 gene encoding uncharacterized protein LOC133920144 isoform X1 yields the protein MDEYHHRMGSAADFRRDLEYLVCDHLGGCFSPPSSSSSCSAAGGGGGPGHESDEAAESSAARRRRRESRLLSRWVARQAEEVLSSMEREVERRNREAELLALARLHPVSTLDPSSFLLSSPTTPPPRPQAPSPTAPPSLLQMWRELEHRRTDADQPFDREPSPDTADREHVRQIARRLTDPTDGATAAAAAATGEWLGETERQRVRLVREWVQMASQPRDSRAGLRRDEPSSGEREMRGEPPRLRGRQARLDVITWMARERQRELQGLSGYRIVSEFPRRSRNRIQGLLRGRFLRNVELPVEEERPPSEAARELGQLRQSHRMPALRSESVVSSQDVSQPDASVAESVRLLGTDESQRGAEVSDLTGSEHTAQRPQTLLENVGLLEADADLAEAHSPSRTLDGMVEMQGSLTQGDNRQQVETEHDTGFWQPSLDGRLDRWPSEIEEAADRNWEDNAELHSETLDDDDREHDLQEEHVDWHDDESHGTAENWQDDYQDSALDTSPIPRIENRFIPPDDDNVYSMELRELLSRRSVSNLLSNGFGESLERLIRSYVQRRGRSPLNWNLDTAMPPANSPNENQEQERNAETRQFQTPLNRPALIIPPPPLPPRQPLWHRELRHNNWSSRHRVHHADLEWDAINDLRADMGRLQQGMSSMQRMLEACMDMQLELQRSVRQEVSAALNRFAGPEGFSMDLSDDGSKWNQVRKGTCCVCCDTQIDSVLYRCGHMCTCSKCANELVRSGGKCPLCRAPIVEVIRAYSVM from the exons ATGGACGAGTACCACCACCGCATGGGCTCCGCCGCCGATTTCCGCCGCGACCTCGAGTACCTCGTCTGCGACCACCTCGGCGGCTGCTTCtccccgccctcctcctcctcctcatgctccGCCGCGGGGGGAGGTGGGGGACCGGGACATGAGTCGGACGAGGCGGCGGAATCGtcggcggcgcggaggcggaggcgagaGTCGCGCCTGCTCAGCCGCTGGGTCGCGCGCCAGGCCGAGGAGGTGCTCTCCTCCATGGAGCGCGAGGTCGAGCGCCGGAACCGCGAGGCCGAGCTCCTCGCGCTCGCGCGCCTCCACCCCGTCTCCACCCTCGatccctcctccttcctcctctcctcgccAACCACCCCGCCGCCTCGACCGCAGGCGCCCTCGCCCACCGCGCCGCCCTCCCTCCTGCAGATGTGGCGCGAGCTCGAGCACCGCCGCACCGACGCCGACCAGCCCTTCGACCGCGAGCCCTCCCCGGATACCGCCGACCGCGAGCACGTGCGGCAGATCGCGCGCCGCCTCACGGACCCCACCGATGGTGCaaccgcagccgccgccgcggccactGGGGAGTGGCTCGGCGAGACGGAGAGGCAGAGGGTCAGGCTCGTAAGAGAGTGGGTGCAGATGGCCAGCCAGCCACGCGACTCCCGTGCAGGCTTGCGCAGGGATGAGCCTAGCAGCGGCGAGAGGGAGATGCGAGGGGAGCCTCCTCGGCTCCGCGGCCGACAGGCGCGATTGGATGTCATCACCTGGATGGCTAGGGAGCGCCAGCGCGAACTGCAGGGGTTATCAGGGTACCGCATTGTGTCAGAGTTCCCCCGCCGCAGCCGCAACCGCATCCAG GGATTGCTTAGGGGGAGGTTCTTGAGGAATGTGGAGCTTCCGGTTGAGGAGGAGCGACCACCATCTGAGGCAGCAAGGGAGCTCGGGCAGTTGAGACAGAGCCATCGCATGCCTGCCTTGAG ATCAGAGAGTGTTGTTAGTAGTCAAGATGTTAGCCAACCTGATgcttctgtggctgaaagtgttAGATTACTAGGTACTGATGAATCTCAACGAGGGGCTGAGGTCAGTGATTTGACTGGTAGTGAGCATACAGCCCAAAGGCCCCAAACTTTGCTTGAGAATGTGGGTTTACTGGAGGCTGATGCAGACCTTGCTGAGGCACACTCACCAAGTAGAACATTGGATGGCATGGTTGAGATGCAAGGGTCTCTAACTCAAGGTGATAATAGGCAGCAAGTTGAGACAGAACACGACACAGGATTCTGGCAGCCATCTTTGGATGGCAGGCTTGATAGGTGGCCCAGTGAGATTGAAGAGGCTGCTGACAGAAATTGGGAAGATAATGCAGAGTTACACAGTGAAACTCTGGACGACGATGACAGGGAACATGATCTCCAAGAAGAACATGTTGACTGGCACGATGACGAGTCTCATGGAACTGCGGAGAACTGGCAAGATGATTACCAAGATTCTGCGCTTGATACAAGCCCCATTCCTAGGATCGAAAATAGGTTTATCCCACCGGATGATGACAACGTGTACAGCATGGAACTAAGAGAATTACTTAGCAG GCGTAGTGTGTCCAATCTTCTTAGCAATGGTTTTGGTGAAAGTTTGGAACGACTGATAAGGTCATATGTTCAACGGCGTGGTCGCAGTCCCCTCAACTGGAATCTTGATACAGCCATGCCCCCTGCCAATTCACCAAATGAAAATCAGGAACAAGAAAGGAACGCTGAAACTCGGCAATTCCAGACTCCTCTCAACAGACCTGCTCTTATTATCCCTCCGCCGCCTTTGCCACCACGACAGCCACTGTGGCACAGAGAATTGCGTCATAACAACTGGAGCAGCAGACACAGGGTACATCATGCAGACCTC GAATGGGATGCTATTAATGATTTGAGAGCTGACATGGGTAGACTTCAACAAGGGATGAGCAGCATGCAGAGGATGCTGGAGGCGTGCATGGACATGCAGCTGGAATTGCAACGTTCCGTGAGACAAGAAGTGTCAGCGGCCTTGAATCGATTTGCAGGACCTGAAG GATTCTCGATGGATTTATCTGACGATGGATCAAAATGGAATCAAGTGAGGAAGGGAACCTGCTGCGTATGCTGCGATACACAAATTGATTCTGTACTGTACAG ATGTGGGCACATGTGCACTTGCTCAAAGTGCGCAAATGAGCTAGTgcgcagtggtggcaagtgccCGCTTTGCCGGGCTCCGATCGTGGAGGTGATCCGTGCATATTCAGTAATGTAA
- the LOC133920145 gene encoding uncharacterized protein LOC133920145 has product MVCVACLLPLFLIPVVNALPYLFDLILRKVYQLFGWEYRRPERVPPACPYKPAAKKNDEGASDSKPLVESQGAAAEDKKDE; this is encoded by the exons ATG GTCTGCGTCGCGTGCTTGCTGCCCCTCTTCTTGATCCCGGTGGTCAACGCCCTCCCTTACCTCTTCGACCTCATCCTC AGAAAGGTGTATCAGCTATTTGGATGGGAATACAGGAGACCTGAAAGAGTCCCACCTGCTTGTCCTTATAAGCCTGCAGCAAAGAAGAACGATGAA GGTGCAAGCGATTCAAAACCCCTAGTTGAATCCCAAGGTGCTGCCGCAGAAGATAAGAAAGATGAATGA
- the LOC133917768 gene encoding xyloglucan endotransglucosylase/hydrolase protein 31-like, translating into MGMAVAAAAGTIAIGTPACFAARHALLLVVALPLLLPPCRVVVEAQPSPGFYPSKRFRARPFYRDFRNLWGAQHQSVGGAGDVTVWLDSTSGSGFKSHRAFRSGYFGASIKLQPGYTAGVITAFYLSNSEAHPGLHDEMDMEFLGTTPGQPYTLQTNVYISGSGDGGPGRVVGREVKFHLSWFDPTADFHHYAILWSPTHIIFYVDDVPIRRYPRRSAATFPRLPMWVYGSIWDASSWATDDGRSKADYRFSPFVSRFSGLLIRACSPRAPPRCHAPRPGPSVDDALSPRQEAAMGWVQRNHMVYNYCLDPKRDHARTTTPECIHHAAGDT; encoded by the exons ATGGGCATGGCTGTTGCTGCTGCCGCTGGCACCATTGCCATTGGTACACCCGCCTGCTTCGCTGCTCGGCATGCACTGCTTCTAGTGGTggcgctgccgctgctgctgcctccATGCCGCGTCGTCGTCGAAGCGCAGCCCTCGCCGGGATTCTACCCGAGCAAGCGGTTCCGGGCGCGGCCTTTCTACCGCGACTTCCGCAACCTGTGGGGCGCGCAGCACCAGTCCgtgggcggcgccggcgacgtcACCGTCTGGCTGGACTCCACCTCCGGGAGCGGTTTCAAGTCGCACCGCGCCTTCCGCTCCGGCTACTTCGGCGCCtccatcaagctgcagcccggATACACCGCCGGCGTCATCACCGCTTTCTAT TTGTCCAACAGCGAGGCGCACCCGGGGTTGCACGACGAGATGGACATGGAGTTCCTGGGGACGACGCCGGGGCAGCCGTACACGCTGCAGACCAACGTGTACAtcagcggcagcggcgacggcggccccgGCCGTGTCGTCGGCCGGGAGGTCAAGTTCCACCTCAGCTGGTTCGACCCCACCGCCGACTTCCACCACTACGCCATCCTCTGGAGCCCCACGCATATCAT cttcTACGTGGACGACGTGCCAATCCGGCGGTACCCTCGGCGCAGCGCGGCGACGTTCCCGCGGCTGCCGATGTGGGTGTACGGCTCCATCTGGGACGCCTCCTCGTGGGCCACCGACGACGGCAGGTCCAAGGCCGACTACCGGTTCAGCCCCTTCGTGTCCCGCTTCTCCGGACTGCTCATCCGCGCCTGCTCGCCGCGCGCCCCGCCGCGCTGCCACGCGCCAAGGCCCGGGCCGTCGGTCGACGACGCGCTGAGCCCGCGGCAGGAGGCGGCGATGGGGTGGGTGCAGCGCAACCACATGGTGTACAACTACTGCCTCGACCCCAAGAGAGACCACGCACGCACCACCACCCCAGAATGCATCCATCATGCAGCAGGCGATACCTAA